A genome region from Desertifilum tharense IPPAS B-1220 includes the following:
- a CDS encoding YoaK family protein yields the protein MTVSSPPHSSFSLSSFLLSSAPIGFLLSWVAGFVDTAAFIILFDLFTAHVTGNLALAGSFFANSDHEGTLTRLVMIPVFMTGVALASLLARHARQHQWPVLAVLLTAEAIALSIFMYVGVRLSPTLILDVQEDLILPIGVTGVLAMAIQNALMKEAKESFKGYIPTTVMTGNTTQLTIDLVQLVLAKFSTAPESASQEAKEACDRIGRTFPILLGFVLGGAAAAYFVSIAEFWSLALPLVTICILAIAAYSQPAKTTPDDTH from the coding sequence ATGACAGTAAGCTCGCCTCCCCATTCCTCCTTCAGCCTCAGCAGTTTCCTCCTGAGTAGCGCCCCCATCGGCTTCCTCTTGAGTTGGGTTGCAGGATTCGTGGATACGGCTGCATTTATCATCCTGTTCGATCTGTTCACCGCCCATGTCACCGGAAACCTAGCCCTCGCCGGATCGTTTTTCGCCAATTCCGACCATGAAGGCACCCTCACCCGCCTCGTGATGATTCCGGTATTTATGACAGGCGTTGCTTTGGCTTCCCTACTCGCCCGACATGCGCGACAGCACCAATGGCCCGTTTTAGCCGTATTACTCACCGCCGAAGCCATCGCCCTGAGCATCTTTATGTATGTCGGCGTGCGCCTTTCCCCAACGCTCATTCTTGACGTACAAGAAGACCTGATTTTACCCATTGGCGTCACGGGCGTCTTGGCAATGGCGATTCAAAACGCCCTAATGAAGGAAGCCAAAGAATCCTTTAAAGGTTACATCCCCACCACCGTCATGACGGGGAATACCACCCAACTCACCATCGATTTAGTACAGCTTGTTCTGGCTAAATTTTCCACTGCACCAGAAAGCGCCAGCCAGGAAGCGAAAGAAGCTTGCGATCGCATTGGTCGCACCTTCCCCATCCTCCTCGGCTTCGTACTAGGCGGGGCTGCGGCTGCCTATTTTGTCAGCATTGCCGAGTTTTGGAGCCTCGCCCTACCCCTCGTGACCATTTGCATTTTAGCGATCGCCGCCTACAGCCAACCCGCTAAAACCACCCCTGACGACACCCATTAA
- a CDS encoding uracil-xanthine permease family protein encodes MTPSDREFIVEEVQETRESIAYTGLLYGLEDKPPIAESLFVALQHVLAAFVGIITPPLIICSALGVDPANTGYIISMSLFISGVCTFIQCKKIGPVGSGLLSLQGTSFAFLGPIIGVGTAAIQGGSSPQQALALIFGVCFFGSFVEIILSRFLHLAQRIITPVVSGTVVMIIGLSLIRTGMFSLAGGAIAQQNGTFGSYQNLGLGGFVLISIVLLNISGNRYLRMGSIAIGLLMGYIISIALGLVNFSALSSLPLVRIPIPFRYGMSFDFAAFIPFILLYLITAIETIGDLTATSAVSQQPIKGKLYMRRIKGGVLGDGINSLLAAVFNTFPNTTFSQNNGVIQMTGVGSRYVGFFVAGIFALLGLLPLVGGVFQALPQPVLGGATIVMFGSIAVAGINIVASVPLDRRALIIVAVSLALGLGVVYLPEILADKPALIKNVFSSGISTGGLTAILLNWLLPQTMDAPQPLESQPEVQN; translated from the coding sequence ATGACGCCTTCGGATCGGGAATTCATAGTAGAAGAAGTTCAAGAAACTCGCGAATCCATCGCTTATACAGGATTGCTCTATGGACTAGAAGACAAGCCTCCAATTGCAGAGTCGCTATTTGTTGCCCTGCAACATGTTCTTGCAGCATTTGTAGGCATTATTACTCCCCCTTTAATTATTTGTAGCGCCCTGGGTGTCGATCCCGCCAATACGGGTTACATCATTAGTATGTCGCTGTTTATATCTGGGGTTTGTACCTTCATCCAGTGTAAAAAGATTGGCCCGGTGGGTTCTGGATTGCTGAGTTTGCAAGGAACCAGCTTTGCTTTTCTCGGCCCCATTATTGGCGTAGGGACTGCGGCAATTCAAGGCGGAAGTTCGCCCCAACAAGCCCTCGCCTTAATTTTTGGAGTCTGTTTTTTTGGTTCCTTTGTTGAAATTATCTTAAGCCGCTTTTTACACCTCGCTCAACGCATCATTACCCCAGTAGTATCGGGAACTGTGGTGATGATTATTGGGTTGAGTTTGATTAGAACAGGAATGTTCAGTTTAGCAGGCGGTGCGATCGCGCAACAGAATGGCACCTTTGGCAGCTACCAAAACCTGGGGTTAGGGGGATTTGTTCTAATTTCCATCGTTTTGTTGAACATTTCCGGCAACCGCTACCTGAGAATGGGTTCAATTGCCATTGGCTTGTTAATGGGTTATATCATTTCAATTGCCCTCGGTCTAGTTAACTTTAGCGCCCTCAGCAGCCTGCCTTTAGTCCGCATTCCCATTCCCTTCCGCTATGGCATGAGTTTTGATTTTGCAGCCTTTATTCCCTTTATCCTGCTTTACCTGATTACCGCCATTGAAACCATCGGCGACTTAACGGCAACTTCGGCGGTATCGCAACAACCGATTAAAGGAAAACTCTACATGCGCCGGATCAAGGGAGGCGTTTTGGGCGATGGGATTAACTCGCTACTGGCTGCCGTGTTTAATACCTTTCCCAATACCACCTTTAGCCAAAATAACGGCGTGATTCAAATGACGGGGGTAGGAAGTCGCTATGTTGGCTTTTTTGTGGCGGGTATTTTCGCCCTTCTCGGCTTGTTACCGCTGGTTGGGGGTGTTTTTCAAGCCCTGCCGCAACCTGTTTTAGGCGGCGCTACGATTGTGATGTTTGGTTCGATTGCTGTCGCCGGGATTAATATTGTGGCATCGGTACCGCTCGATCGTCGGGCGTTGATTATTGTGGCGGTTTCCCTGGCGTTGGGGTTAGGGGTGGTTTATCTGCCAGAAATTTTGGCGGATAAGCCGGCGTTGATTAAAAATGTCTTTTCTTCGGGGATTTCTACCGGAGGCTTAACGGCAATTCTGTTAAATTGGTTGCTTCCCCAAACGATGGATGCGCCTCAACCGCTGGAGTCTCAGCCGGAAGTCCAAAATTAA
- a CDS encoding restriction endonuclease subunit S, with amino-acid sequence MNLKTFLEHFDTIAEAPGGISKLRSLFLDLAVRGKLVPQNPEDEPAIKLLKKAQLSRLTNNTKKKSANATQLLSFQKDIPVGWIRCELGELVELVSGQHLLAEQQNSCGVGIPYLTGPSDFGEIYPKASRWTTVERAIAIQGDILVTVKGAGVGKTNILSLDKVAIGRQLMAIRANYIFSEFIYLLIQARRDYLFECSLGTTVPGIGREDILKMQCLLPPLAEQKRIVEKVDELMGLCDRYESAKQARDNLRQKLRESAIASLMNAETDRDLDATWAFVRDNWHNLSQHPEDVGELREVTLQLAVRGKLVSQNFNDEPASALLERVQIEKQSLLEAETIKKYASLSPTLKDEKLFLLPANWEWVRGQDISIFVTSGSRGWAKYYSSSGAIFIRIGNLDYGKIELDLESIQFVKPPEGAEGTRTRVSCNDILISITGDTGMIGLVRSEMPEAYINQHIALLRPVRCIYAEYIARFLTSNFALKQLKGAQRGIKNSLGLEDIRNLVISLPPLAEQKRIVAKVDELMQLCDRLETSLRESQQRAESLAASAVSHLTI; translated from the coding sequence ATGAATCTCAAGACTTTTTTAGAGCATTTTGACACGATCGCAGAAGCTCCCGGTGGTATTTCAAAATTGCGATCGCTCTTTCTCGATTTGGCAGTGCGCGGAAAGTTAGTCCCACAAAATCCAGAAGATGAACCTGCAATAAAATTACTGAAAAAAGCTCAACTAAGTCGATTAACTAATAATACGAAAAAAAAATCTGCTAATGCGACCCAGTTACTCTCCTTTCAAAAAGACATTCCAGTGGGCTGGATTAGATGCGAATTGGGCGAGTTAGTTGAGCTAGTATCAGGTCAACATCTATTAGCTGAACAACAGAATAGTTGTGGTGTTGGTATCCCATATCTCACTGGGCCTTCTGATTTCGGAGAAATTTATCCAAAAGCTTCCAGATGGACAACTGTTGAGCGTGCAATCGCAATACAGGGAGATATTCTTGTAACAGTAAAAGGGGCTGGTGTTGGAAAAACGAATATTCTTAGTCTTGATAAAGTAGCTATTGGTCGTCAGTTAATGGCAATCAGAGCAAACTATATTTTTAGCGAATTTATTTACTTACTTATTCAAGCGCGTCGAGATTATTTATTTGAATGTTCTTTAGGTACAACAGTTCCAGGGATAGGTAGAGAAGATATCTTGAAAATGCAATGTTTGCTTCCCCCTCTGGCTGAACAAAAGCGAATTGTTGAGAAGGTGGATGAGTTGATGGGGTTGTGCGATCGCTATGAGTCTGCCAAGCAAGCGCGAGACAACCTGCGGCAAAAACTGAGAGAAAGTGCGATCGCCTCCCTCATGAACGCCGAAACCGATCGGGATCTGGATGCTACTTGGGCATTTGTCCGCGACAACTGGCACAACCTCAGCCAACATCCTGAAGATGTAGGCGAATTAAGAGAAGTTACTTTGCAATTGGCTGTTCGAGGTAAACTCGTTTCTCAAAATTTTAACGACGAGCCTGCTTCAGCTTTACTTGAAAGAGTGCAGATAGAAAAGCAATCTTTACTAGAGGCAGAAACTATTAAGAAATATGCTTCACTGTCTCCAACTTTAAAAGATGAAAAGTTATTTCTTTTACCTGCTAATTGGGAATGGGTTAGAGGACAAGATATTTCTATTTTTGTTACAAGTGGTTCTCGTGGATGGGCTAAATATTACTCGTCTTCAGGGGCAATATTTATTAGAATAGGAAATCTTGATTATGGAAAAATTGAATTAGATTTAGAATCAATCCAATTTGTGAAACCACCAGAAGGAGCAGAAGGAACACGTACTAGAGTGTCCTGCAATGACATCCTAATTTCCATCACTGGTGATACAGGAATGATAGGACTTGTTCGCTCAGAAATGCCAGAAGCATATATCAATCAGCACATAGCATTGCTTCGTCCAGTACGTTGTATTTACGCTGAATATATTGCTAGATTCCTCACTTCAAATTTTGCCCTCAAACAGCTCAAAGGAGCACAAAGAGGAATCAAAAATAGTCTTGGACTTGAAGATATACGAAATTTAGTAATCTCTTTACCACCCCTAGCCGAACAAAAACGCATCGTTGCCAAAGTTGATGAACTGATGCAACTGTGCGATCGCCTTGAAACCAGCCTGCGCGAGAGCCAACAACGAGCAGAAAGCCTCGCCGCATCTGCTGTCAGCCACCTAACAATCTAG
- the queC gene encoding 7-cyano-7-deazaguanine synthase QueC: MSKPKAVVLLSGGLDSATTAASAIADGCDPIAISFRYGQRHEREIEAARAIALRLQIVEHYVVDINLAQWGGSSLTDASAPIPTEGIQAGEIPSTYVPGRNTVFIAIALSLAEAKGAEAIYLGINAVDYSGYPDCRPEYLAAFQQLANLSSKVGVEGNSPRLVAPLVRDTKVDIVRRAVQLGVPIQLTWSCYQGGEEPCGVCDSCRIRDRALIEAGYPELATAIGQRLHVQNSDIARL, translated from the coding sequence ATGAGCAAGCCTAAAGCTGTTGTTCTCCTTTCGGGTGGACTGGATTCGGCAACAACTGCCGCTAGTGCGATCGCCGATGGGTGCGATCCGATCGCGATTTCGTTTCGCTACGGACAGCGCCACGAACGCGAAATTGAAGCCGCTAGGGCGATCGCGCTCAGGCTCCAGATTGTCGAGCATTATGTGGTGGATATTAACCTAGCACAATGGGGCGGATCGTCGCTGACCGATGCCTCGGCCCCAATTCCCACGGAGGGGATACAGGCGGGGGAGATTCCTTCAACTTATGTACCGGGGCGAAATACGGTGTTTATTGCGATCGCGCTTTCTCTGGCGGAAGCTAAGGGCGCAGAGGCGATTTATTTGGGGATTAATGCGGTTGATTATTCCGGTTATCCCGATTGCCGCCCGGAGTATTTAGCCGCTTTCCAGCAGTTAGCCAATCTCTCTTCTAAGGTGGGTGTCGAGGGCAACAGCCCGCGTTTGGTGGCTCCTTTGGTCAGGGATACCAAGGTGGATATTGTCCGGCGTGCGGTGCAACTGGGGGTGCCGATTCAGCTTACTTGGTCGTGTTACCAGGGGGGTGAGGAACCCTGTGGGGTTTGCGATTCCTGTAGAATTCGCGATCGCGCTCTGATTGAAGCGGGTTATCCCGAACTGGCAACGGCGATCGGTCAAAGGCTTCACGTCCAGAATTCAGACATCGCAAGGCTTTGA
- a CDS encoding DUF4079 domain-containing protein — MNSELSLPLKSLIAFAHPLFMLVALLATGYALYLGVLVRKTRNADAETRKKNIKAKYNQRHFLIGSLLLAVWVIGTVAGMASTYTLYHKLFVSSHLIFGLSTICLAAVAVALVPFMQQGKEWARIIHILCTSAVVFCFVTQTITGFQIVQKMVGELY; from the coding sequence ATGAACAGTGAACTTTCACTTCCATTGAAATCATTAATTGCCTTCGCTCATCCGTTGTTCATGCTAGTTGCCTTGCTCGCCACAGGCTATGCGCTGTACTTAGGGGTTTTAGTCAGAAAGACCCGCAACGCCGACGCCGAAACCCGCAAGAAAAACATCAAAGCCAAATACAACCAGCGTCACTTCCTGATCGGCTCACTTCTACTCGCCGTTTGGGTTATCGGCACAGTTGCAGGGATGGCTTCTACCTATACCCTTTACCATAAGTTATTTGTGAGTTCTCACCTCATTTTTGGTCTTAGCACCATCTGTTTAGCCGCAGTTGCAGTTGCCTTAGTCCCGTTCATGCAACAGGGTAAAGAATGGGCCAGAATTATCCATATTTTGTGTACCAGCGCCGTCGTTTTCTGTTTTGTCACCCAAACCATTACAGGTTTTCAAATCGTCCAGAAGATGGTGGGCGAATTGTATTAA
- a CDS encoding antibiotic biosynthesis monooxygenase, producing the protein MLKSMSDRVIVLILALLLPLIVGTLNPNPAQADKAVKAISFDPASEMVNVATIYETTPTTQKEVVSEILKSSKSSTKKAPGFSTLSVLQSQDGTRAIALTQWQDLASFEAFLAQPVEEKEAKKEKEKDKEKIAIAPLRTVVFTVAKTQAPQGMVPSLRGKAALVQFDEFTVLEPDDLSTVLDSVTQGLPSITQLYPAPRSAVLLQSPESHDIALLANWGYSMEYDDPSLIPTVDLLPEEMASLTESDRHLYEVVKITAAKPEKEKD; encoded by the coding sequence ATGCTCAAATCAATGAGCGATAGAGTAATTGTGCTTATTTTGGCTTTATTGTTGCCGCTGATCGTGGGAACCCTTAACCCCAACCCTGCCCAAGCCGATAAAGCCGTTAAAGCCATTTCTTTCGATCCAGCGAGCGAGATGGTCAACGTTGCAACCATCTACGAAACAACACCAACCACCCAAAAAGAAGTCGTTTCAGAAATTCTCAAATCCAGTAAATCGAGTACCAAAAAAGCCCCCGGATTCAGCACTCTTTCCGTACTGCAAAGCCAAGATGGCACGCGGGCGATCGCGCTAACTCAATGGCAAGACCTCGCCAGCTTTGAAGCCTTTTTAGCGCAACCCGTCGAAGAAAAAGAAGCCAAAAAAGAGAAAGAAAAAGACAAAGAGAAAATCGCGATCGCCCCCTTGCGAACCGTCGTTTTCACCGTTGCCAAAACCCAAGCCCCCCAAGGCATGGTTCCCTCCCTACGCGGAAAAGCAGCCCTCGTCCAATTTGACGAATTCACCGTCCTCGAACCCGACGATCTCAGCACCGTACTTGACAGCGTAACCCAAGGATTGCCCAGCATCACCCAACTCTACCCCGCCCCGCGCTCGGCCGTCTTGCTGCAAAGCCCCGAAAGTCACGATATCGCTTTGCTCGCCAACTGGGGTTACAGCATGGAATATGACGATCCTAGCCTGATTCCCACCGTCGATTTACTGCCCGAAGAGATGGCTTCCCTTACCGAGAGCGATCGCCACCTCTACGAAGTCGTTAAAATCACCGCCGCCAAACCCGAAAAAGAAAAAGACTAA